The following proteins are co-located in the Microplitis demolitor isolate Queensland-Clemson2020A chromosome 3, iyMicDemo2.1a, whole genome shotgun sequence genome:
- the LOC103576566 gene encoding uncharacterized protein LOC103576566, with amino-acid sequence MNRKIEEEQSPFLVPSNVQLFGFYQWNEAKRRNKKGGKSVTKCVKKYPVIKEKETSIVTPTAITDVDPGYFTDLAGRPIREKFSRRKYVEQVNRVLKTRLVAGYNRDHCIRIDQQFDEESKRFSDIEDRYREYSNAFEKYLSNDHEASMKVLEEADQEARNSSKMISKRDRLFKEFGQVRLEVYQWREMWRDAKMCHDFIRKVFSPPQLKAATATAVADDSVCKEDEKSDNYESESIVYEEPAAKSSLECLIESFEEEISDSNLGSGDITVEDPLELSRIFSEIESRNLDALIHLESLAKPMEEMTTDVAKTEELIKKEIGIIEDNIKELESLIEACEQRAANLKAYADYLLQQVFRELVCSESVLYLQVFIEDTYESCVGPNHAKLDGFTMMQTIEKIYESLNMTLDNLPADIVRQCEKEGFTQEIKIMREAEDAAQKFNLMHRLLAALERIMEPPEFNLKTKSTDKDDDKSSKHDSRTKSSVLTPPTSSRSSLIARQKNLQLKQLTMPRKSRGFFSDDKSLDSEIQDLTFELKKLAEEKKIPEDSLPSGARRDCRDLI; translated from the exons ATGAATAGAAAAATAGAAGAAGAACAGTCACCTTTTTTGGTGCCGTCAAATGTCCAGTTGTTTGGATTTTATCAGTGGAATGAAGCAAAGAGACGGAATAAGAAGGGTGGTAAAAGTGTGACTAAATGTGTCAAGAAATATCCtgtgataaaagaaaaagaaacttCAATTGTTACACCAACGGCTATTACTGACGTCGATCCTGGTTACTTCACTGATCTTGCCGGTCGTCCAATCCGCGAAAAGTTCTCAAGGCGCAAATATGTCGAGCAAGTTAACCGAGTACTCAAGACAAGACTCGTCGCTGGGTACAATCGGGATCATTGCATTAGGATTGACCAGCAGTTTGATGAGGAAAGTAAAAGATTTAGCGACATTGAG gATCGTTATCGCGAGTACAGTAACgcctttgaaaaatatttgtccAACGACCATGAAGCTAGTATGAAAGTGTTGGAAGAAGCTGATCAGGAAGCTCGAAATAGCAGCAAGATGATTTCAAAACGGGACCGATTGTTTAAAGAATTTGGACAAGTCAGATTGGAAGTGTATCAGTGGCGGGAAATGTGGCGTGATGCCAAAATGTGTCATGATTTTATCCGAAAAGTTTTTTCACCACCTCAACTTAAagctgctactgctactgccgTTGCTGATGATTCTGTTTGTAaagaagatgaaaaatcagATAATTATGAAAGTGAGTCAATTGTTTATGAAGAACCAGCTGCTAAGTCATCTCTCGAGTGTCTCATAG AGTCATTCGAGGAAGAGATCAGCGATAGTAATCTTGGCTCCGGAGACATAACTGTAGAGGATCCTCTGGAATTGTCAcgaattttttctgaaatagAATCACGAAATCTCGACGCGCTTATTCATCTAGAATCTCTGGCCAAACCCATGGAAGAGATGACGACAGATGTTGCCAAAACAGAAgaacttataaaaaaagaaattggaATTATTGAAGACAATATCAAAGAGCTCGAG TCTTTGATCGAAGCTTGCGAACAAAGAGCCGCTAATCTGAAGGCTTACGCGGATTATCTTCTTCAGCAAGTATTCCGAGAACTTGTATGCTCGGAATCAGTTCTCTATCTCCAAGtttttattgaagatacgTACGAAAGCTGCGTGGGACCGAATCACGCAAAGTTGGACGGGTTCACTATGATGCAGACGATAGAAAAGATTTACGAGAGTCTCAATATGACTTTGGACAATTTACCAGCAGACATTGTCAGGCAGTGCGAGAAAGAAGGATTTACTCAAGAGATTAAAATAATGCGAGAAGCTGAGGATGCTGCTCAAAAG ttcaatCTTATGCATCGACTGCTCGCTGCACTGGAGCGAATAATGGAACCtcctgaatttaatttaaaaactaaatctACAGATAAAGATGATGATAAATCATCCAAGCATGATAGCAGAACGAAGTCATCGGTATTAACACCGCCAACATCATCTCGATCTTCTCTTATtgcaagacaaaaaaatttacaactaaAGCAGCTAACAATGCCCAGAAAATCTCGGGGATTTTTTTCAGATGATAAATCTCTCGATAGCGAAATCCAAGATCTTActttcgaattaaaaaaactcgctgaagaaaaaaaaataccagagGATTCTCTGCCTTCGGGTGCAAGACGAGACTGtcgtgatttaatttaa
- the LOC103576567 gene encoding ADP-ribosylation factor-like protein 4C, which yields MGAGMGRTGTSGGGLLEALPTGSPLHVAMLGLDSAGKTTALYRLKFDQYLNTVPTIGFNCERIRGAIGKAKGVNFLVWDVGGQEKLRPLWKSYTRCTDGIIFVVDSCDTERLEEAKMELTRTARSPDNAGVPILILANKQDLPGAKEVGELEKHLGVLEFTGSPGCSCIRVQPACAITGEGLHEGLDTLYQLIQKRRKLAKLNRKRAR from the exons ATGGGTGCTGGGATGGGCAGGACAGGAACGAGTGGCGGAGGCCTCCTCGAGGCATTACCCACCGGCTCGCCGCTCCACGTTGCCATGCTGGGCCTAGACAGCGCTGGAAAAACCACGGCATTGTATCGACTTAAATTCGATCAGTATCTCAATACTGTTCCCACGATTGGTTTCAACTGTGAGAGAATTCGCGGGGCTATTGGAAAAGctaaag GTGTAAATTTTCTAGTATGGGATGTCGGTGGGCAAGAAAAGCTACGACCCCTCTGGAAGTCTTATACGAGATGCACCGACGGTATTATATTTGTCGTAGACTCGTGTGACACGGAAAGACTAGAGGAAGCTAAAATGGAATTAACTAGAACAGCAAGAAGTCCAGACAATGCCGGTGTGCCGATACTTATTTTAGCTAACAAACAAGATTTGCCTG gtGCTAAAGAGGTTGGTGAGTTGGAGAAGCATCTCGGCGTGCTTGAGTTCACAGGATCTCCGGGCTGTTCGTGCATAAGGGTCCAACCAGCGTGTGCTATTACCGGAGAGGGTCTTCACGAGGGTCTCGATACTCTTTATCAGTTGATACAGAAGCGACGCAAGCTTGCTAAATTAAACCGAAAACGGGCTAGGTAG